The following nucleotide sequence is from Zonotrichia leucophrys gambelii isolate GWCS_2022_RI chromosome 17, RI_Zleu_2.0, whole genome shotgun sequence.
ACTGGAGATGCCCCACAAAAATAGGACCAATAAACTAAAACtgctatttttttcactgaaaaaaataatgaatctGAATCAAACAAGGCATCATCCAGTCACAGAGAAGGCAGGACTATACAGGTCAAAACCCAACAGGTGATGATGCTTATTTGCATGTTTTCCTGGAAATGAGTCAAGCCTGAGACAGCACAAACCACAGGTGGGCATGTTTGGTAACTCACAAGACTCAGCTGCTGCAATCAACTGGGAAAGAGTAATTCCACTGCAACACATTTTCTGAGTTTCACTGAGTTTAAACCATTCCTGTTTGTGAAGAATTTTAAGAATCCTCCTCCTGAGACAAACAACCTGTGTTTATACACCTCTTAATCAGTGTTTCCTCTTTAGTGCCCAACATTCTGCGTGCCCTCCAAGGCTGCCACTCACCAgatgtgacagcagcagaggatggGAGTGTGGCATAGACCTTCACAGAGTCTGTGACCTGCAGGACAGAGATGCTGCCATCGGACAGACAGACGGCCACCATGGTAGCACTGGCAGGGTTCCACTTCAGGTCATTGACCATGGCTGCACCTCCTGAGTCCTTGGCCAGTTTGTGACAAGCAAATGCATGTTTCTGCTGTTTTGCCTTTTGGGGAAGACAAATACACAGGACAGTCAAAGTGgagcacaaaacaaaacactccTGAAGGCACAGCTCAAAGCAGTTTTGATCTGTCTATAAATTAATGATAAAAACAAGCAAATTTTGACCAACTCCTTTACAAGACAACCctcagagagacagaaaatacCACCCCAGCTACACCTCTCCTCTGctgtattctgaaaaaaaacccaaaccccaaaccaaaggCAAACCCACTTGGCAGATGCTGTACCTGATTTAGGAATGTGCGGACATCAAAAAAGCTGATGAAGGATCCAACCTCACTGGACATCATACAGACAGACAGGGTGAGATTGTCACAGCTCAGAGCCAGGTGCTGCATAGGAAACTTCATGGGAACCACAGTACTCTGAATATTCTCCACTTGaaacacaaaaggaaaggaagatggAATGAAGGGGACAAATTTAAATAGTGGGAATTGTTCTTGTAAAATGAGACAACAAATTTATGCAATAATCTTCAGTCCTATGAACAGCAGTTATTAAAAGTAACATGTAGAAAAACTGAATGAAAGCAAATCCCTTCATCTGTATCAATACAATCTTGAGAGTTGCCAAATTTCTAAGAAAAGAAAACGCCACTTTCCTTCCTCAGTAACCTGAGTAATAATAAGTGGAAAGACTTTTGGCTTTATTTATGTATGTAGAGAGTGGAACACTTACTAAGGAGAATGAAAACCATTCTGCACTCAGGTGGTGGACCAGTGGTTGCTTCTCCTCTCCTGGACAGTCATTTAGTCAGAGTGGGTAATTCAGTATGAAAACTGCCTCAGTGTGTCCCTCCACTCTCACACATCCCTGACACATGCACAGGCTCAAAGAATGGCTACCAACCATTGTTTCTGCCTTCCCACACAAGAAAATGTGGCAATTCAAATGCCTGACAGAGAATGGCAAGGACTGTAACATGTACTAGAACCCAAGAGTTCCATGTCATAAACCCCTATAAACCTGTCTCTACCAAATCCGTGAGATTTAAGTGTGTCTTACCATGAGATTTAAGTGTGTCTTACCAATTTTATTGGGATCTTCTCCTGGCTGTTTCTGCATGAGAAGATCTCTGGTGTGGAAGATCTGCAGGCTGGTCCCTCCTCCAGCAAAGACCAGCCCATATTTGTTGGACACTGCGAGCAGGCTGGAGCGCTCTTTGGGGAGGTCATCAGGAGAATCAAAGATGCGAACTTTCTTCAGTGCTCTGAACTGAAAATCCTGTTTGGGAGAGTTGGGAAGAGGCTGCTCACATGCTGCCCAAGAGGAACAGTTTGCTTTGGCTTCTCTATCCTGCACACCCAGGCAGGCTCTGGCCACTCCATCACATTTTCTGTCTCATCCATGAAAGACTGAGATcacactattttattttttttttccattggttAAATCTCACTTGTACCCAGTGCTTGTGTTCATAAAATCTGCCAGGGATATCTGACCTCAGGAGCACACCAAAACCAGCCAAGAGATacaaagagaaaggaacaaaaagatGGGACAGAACTGAACAAAACTTGCTGCTACAGGCACATATTTGCTAACCTACATGTTAGTAACTCCACTCAAGCTGAGTTATTCCCAAATAACTGCCACTAAATAAGTACATTCCTGCAATCTGAGGAGGCTGTAGGAACTCAGAAACTTCTGCAAAGCAAACAGCCCAACCACCGTGTCTGTGAGGGCAGAAGGCAGCTGCACAAAGACCCATCATCACCCCAGGAATCTGTTCCCCCATGTCCCTTCTCACAGCAACACTGGGTGACACAGGAtgggccaggctggctccacACAGCAAGACTCCAGCTCACACTGCCCCACAGCCACACATCCCCAAACCAGGAGATCCCAGCACAAGGCATGCTGACAGGAGAACATAGAAACATATCACTCTTCTTCCAAAACATGGCTCCTCCAACTCTTCTTCATCCCTGAAACTGCTCAAGAAcgaggcttggagcaacctggtctagtggaaggtgtccctgcccgtggcaggggtTAGAACAAGAGCTGtagggttccttccaacccaaaccattctgtgattccctccCCAGGCATTAAACACCCCTCTACACCAAGGCCATGCCAGACCTCACTTTTCCACCCCACAAGCTTGTACCACGCTATACTGGCAAGTCCTCAAGATTGcccagaaatgctgcagtgtccctcactggagatattccagaccCCTTcggacacaatcctgtgctgtgtgctctgggacGAACCAGTCTGAGCATCCTTGGGAGGTTTGCCCAGATGAACACcgtggtcccttccagcctgacccatccTGCGGTTCTGCTTCACAAACACTGCCAGGATGTCTCAAACAGCCCCGCCATATCCCGAGCCGACCCTCCCGGTTTGTCAGCCCCACGGTCCCAACCAAGCCTCCCCCATAACCCACCACCGCTCGCAGCCCAGGCCGAGCCTTCTCCAAGCCCCGCTCCCCTCCGGCTCCAAGCCAAGGCTCCCCGGCCCGAGTTAAACAGCCTGTCCCCCCGCCGggctgcccccacagccccgcTCTTCCCGTGCCTCACCTTCATCTCCCGCTCGGGGATCACGTCCATGTCGTCCCCCAtggcggccccgcggccgcggTCCCGCCGCCCGCGCTCCGCCGGGAGAGCCCCGCGCCGCTTCCGCTTCCGCCGGGGCCGCTCTGGCCGCGGCTCTCGCTGCTCCGGGTCCTCCCAGCGGCTCCTCCCCTACCGCAGCTGTGCTTAGTAAACCCTCTTTGCACAGATTGGAAACTATCTCTGAAACCATCGAATCCAATCTGTGACCGAACACCACCTGTCACCCACATCACTGAGTGGCGTTgcttaaacacctccagggaccgTGACTGCAGCACCCCTCCGGGCAGCCCGTTCCGATATCAAATCAGcctttctgtgcagaaattccTGCCAGGGTCCAACCTAAACCCCCCTGGCACAGATTAAGGCTGTGTGCTCTAACCCTCCACACGTTCTGAGGCGCTGGGAGCTGCATGATGCCCGTGCCTCGCTCCATCCTGAGGGGACAGACCCCGCTGACAGCGGGGTGGCCTCCGGCTGTCCCTGCCGGGCCACGGTGGCGCCTGGCCGGCGGCTGCTCgccctgccaccagcccttGGTGAGCTGCTTTGATGCTTTTCCCGTATCAGTATTGCTGAAGGGCTAAGGAATAACAGACTCCCGAGTTGGAAGGGACGCTCAAGGATGGTTAAATTGagctcctgaccctgcacaggcCAACCCCAGAGTCCCACCATGTCCCTGAGAGCCATGTCCAaacatcctgcagctctggcagccttgggacCGTGCctgttccctggggagcccagcaccctctagggaagaaccttttcctaattcCAACCTAACCCTACCCTGACTCAGTTTCGTGCCTTTCCATCAGCTAAAATCCAGCTCCCTTGGCGtgggctgcagtgggagcacagggatgctctgggtcAGCTCCAGTGCGGGGTGCCtgagctgcaaacacagcagctctgtgagctggAGGAGCCTTACTGTGCTCCAGGACCATGCAAAAGCAGAATATGGGGCCTTAATCATGCCAGGTCCCCAATCTCTTTACTTGTTCAAGTTTTGAGGGGTTCAGCTCCCAACCAGACAGAATGCCAGCACTCAGCACTATGGGAACATCTTGAGAAGGGCTGTTTCCAGCTCTAGCAGGTCATTCTCTTTTCCAGGACCAAAAAGGAGAAGGATTTCCACAGAGACAAACAATGATGGCTTTGGGCAGTGACCTGAACTGCAGCAAACCACATCCAAGTTTCCCTCGTGTAATATGCTTCCTTTATTTCCTAAGTGAACACTAGCTCCAACACACAGCCAAGAAAAGCAGGTGCATTCCCAGAGGCTAccaggcagcagaaagcagacaTGGGGCTGTGATCTCAGGGAAATTCTGTCCTTTTTGAGAAACATGTGAAAAAAGTGCACACAGTAATTCCCTGGGAAATGTGGTCTCCCCTTTAGATAATTCACATCAGACAAGAACCTTGGGCAATTgcttccagagcagagggaataataaaaaaacccttcctTCAAGAGAAGCATTGCAAGTGTCTGCTCTCAATAAACAAGTTATTCCTTAAAACAAGCACTGGCACCTGCTTCTTTTTCAGTAAGTCAGAAAAAAGCGCCAACTTTCAGGAGGTGGCCTCTGTATTTCATCCCACAAACTCCATGGCTTTCAGTCAGTTATTACAGATAAAAATCAGATCAAGACAGCCCAAACCTATCTCCACGATCTGTTTAAGAGTTTATATTAACAGACTTGGAAACCAGCTCTCTTAATCTTCAACCAGTCATATGGACCAAACTTCAGAGGAGATAACAGTAAACACTGACACACTGTGTAGCTTcaaaagatttattttcagtCCTTGAAGTAGactggtgctgcttttgctcataatttttctctctgttacAGTTTTGGTTTTCACACAAACAGTAGTGAGaatgtttttgttggttttttaaattatttaaaagtgcAGCCTTTGGCAGGAACAATCAGCCTAGTAGAGTTAATCATCtgtatttccttaaaaaaatgtaCTTACTAAACCATgatttaaaaaagttaaaagctGTCAAGAACATTTaagaaaagaggagggaaaggcCAAAGAGCAAACACCTGAATTCCAGAAATTGTGTATGGAACAAGGATCACCACAGTACCCAGAGCATGGATAGCACAGTCCCAGCTCATATTCCATATTTACAGCCCTTCTTATTTTGCAGATTTGAGGGTTTATCCATTAGGGAAATGGATAATCCCAGGGGACCAGGCTGAAACACATACAGGGAGGTCTGCAAAAatcagagggacagagcagctgcctgaggACAGATCCTCATCTGCAACTGCTCTGGCCAGGCTCAGTTTGGTCACTCAGCTTCCTTTCACCTGGAGGTTTCACTTGCCCCAGGAATCCTGTGGGGCTGCAAAGGCATCACAGCTTGGTTCTGGACTCCATGGATGGGACAGACAACCACCTGCCCAGAGGTTACACTCCTGGTCGGGCCCAAGTGGTGATTTATCAGGAAGGGGGTCCCCAAGGTGGCATTAACCATCCTCACTTGCAGTTGGACCCCGAGATCTGCCCGCAGGATGagcccccagagcagacagaaacTGTCCCCACTCCAacaggctgtgcaggcagatctctgtgtccaagcacatTCCCCATAGGATCAGGCAGATGTGGGAGGCTGATTTGCATTTTGGGGAGGTCAGGAGGGGAAGAACTAAGTCCAAAGTAGGaacaggaggatggagcagagaaGGCACTTATTTCTTTGCACCCATGAAGCCGCTCTCAGGGGCTTTGTCCACGTCTGGCAGCAAGGACCATCAGGAACCTGTCATGACAAGCACAGCTCTGAATCCATAGGCTGGGAACAAAGTAGCTCCTCGTCTGAGAAATGCAGGAAGGGCAGAGGAAAGAGTAAAAATCACAggatattttttgttctttttggtCTCACATTACACTTGGTGCTACGGCTTCTGTCTAACAGATCGAGTTGGCTAAGGGATGCAGCAGAAAGACACGAGCTGGGGGGCTCCAGCTTCCCTTGCTGTTCCTCTAAGGCAGGTTAGTTGAAAACTAGGACTGTCCACAGTAAAGAGTAACAAAGCACAGGTAACCTCTGTTACAGACCAGCAAAGCAAACAGTGCCCATTTTACAGCCTGTCCTCTTCAAGGGAGGCTGGCTATGTCTCTCTCTGGAGGGGGACCAGAAGGTTTTCGGCTGCTTTCATTGGCTTTTCCTTCAAACATCATGACCCTGCAAAACACAACAGATattgccaattaaaaaaaaacaacaaatgtATATTTATCCATCATTGGGGGTGGCATTCTCTGCTGAAAAAGAGCATCTGGCTCCCCTACAAAGAGCACTCAGATAATTAACAAAGCAGGGAAAGCCAACagagggcagtgctgccaggctggcttTTCCAGCAGCTACCAGGAGTGGGTTCCCTAAGTCTCTGCTGGTTTTCCTCTCAGAACCCAGGGGATTAGCACATTTTATTTAGACAGCCACTTCCGAAAtcccctgggcacacactgcaTGCCAAGTGCTCCTGATGCGTAAAAGCAAATACCACTCCTGGCCCACCTTGCACATAACCACACAACAGAGCATTCAGAAGCCAACACCGAGCAAGCAACAGCAATTACAGCCAGGGGAGAGAGCAAAAACAAGGAGCAAGGCACTGGCTGTAGGAATCTCAAGCATTTTGTAACCACTAGCACTGTCTTCCTCCCTGAGGACTGCAGCTACGCTGGGAATGCCAGCTGCCTCGATGGATCAAAGGGCTGCACTGCTCTTAGGACGAGTTTTacatttctgctcctgctctaCAGGGTCCAACAGACAATGGGGTGTCTGTTAGCAAGAGAAGGGACCTGTTTGTGAAAGCTGCTGCAGTTgggaggagggatgggagaTACAGGACACGCTGCAGGCTCTGTCTGGTTCTgtggagaaaaaggaggagcagggatgtcaGAAGTCTGTGTCTGCTGGGAAGAGAAGCATCACAACAGAGACACAGCACGCAGTGGGGAGAATCTGCCAGCAAACATGTCCCAGCTTAGAGAAACCACGTGAGAAGTGGATGCAAGATTCTTCCTCCCAACCTGCCCGGAAAGCTGGCTGTGTTTCTAAAGCTGCCTTCAAAAAGGGGtaaggaggatggagaggatcAGCTCCTATTCATGGCAGTTTCAGACACAAAAGCAGAGCCAGCCTCTGAGCTGTGAAAGGAAATGCCAGGCTTcaatgggatggagatggagccAAGCAAGTGTTTGGAAGCCATTTGTTCGAGCAGCACTTTCAGAACCCTGTCGAGAGGGCAGAGGGGGCCGTGGGAGGCTAGTGCTGGCAGCCTGTATCACAGAAAACCTCTCCCAGCACGAGCCAGCTGTTTTAAGCATGTGCCCCATCTCCATCTACTGCCCATCCCTCCAACATCAGGCAAGGATGGAGCATCCTGCGGGATACAGGATGCTCCGTTATTCACTGAGGTCCTGCCACCATCCACAGGGGAAGtctgtgtccccaaagccagcaggatcCTCAAGGAGGAGATGGGAAGCAGTCCTGCAGTGCTGAATGCCTGCACACCCTCGGGAAGGGAGGGGGATGGCTCCCATGGAGCACGTGGGAGGAAGCCTGGTGCTAAcacacagcaggcagctctgctgggagcactcGCCACTGCTCAGCTTGTACACCCTGCATGGCACCCTGCAGACTGCCCTGCACAAGGATCCTTGTCTCCCTCCACGAACCCTGAgtgtgcacagctccagctccatcagACAGAACAGCCTGTGCTTCCCAGCTGCCCCCGGAgcagctcaggtgctgctgctctccccagctccatcccgCAACACTCACAGTTTGAGCACAGCAGAGCGCTTCCCAAGCATCAAGTTGACAAAGTCCTGGTAGGAGATGGTGTCGCTGACCCCTCCAGTCACCTCAGAGATCATCCTCTTCAGCTCTAGGTGGGTCTTCGGAGCCCCCAGCTTCTCCATCATCCTTTTGACAGACATCAAATCTGCAAGAGCAATCACTGCTGTCAAGGGGTGACCCCACAGAGTAACCCTAGGGACAGAGCCATGAGTTCCCACCTGACACCACCCTCACCCTGTGGCTGACACAAAAAGccttccagcacagctcactgcCACTCTGCCCAGTACAGAGCATCACTTCCCACTTGTGCAGCTCAGGATAAAAGTACCACACACTCAGAGAAGGGGGACAACTCCAGTGCTCCAGACACACGTGGGGACAGTGCTCTCTAGCTCGGATCGTGGTGCCAAGAATCAcaaggatggggaggagggaagcacCACTGGGGTTAAAGCTGGAGACAAACAAGCAGTGGGGAGCAGACGCCCCTGCCCATCGCCACAGGCCATTTCCTCCCGTtgcactgctgcctgctgagACCTGCGGGCCCCTTCCCTCCCGGAAGCCTCAGCCAGGCCTCTCCAGCTCCACACGGGCTGCACTTCAGCTGGAACACTTGTGGAGGAGGGGAACGAGGCAGCTGCCTCCTGGAAGGGCACAGTGCACAAGTGATTACACTTCAGTGTCAgctccaggcctgcaggaggcTGGAACTTTATGTAACTGGTGCTTTCTGAACCCaaagcagggctgctcagctgaGCCAGACTCACTCCCAAGGCCTTggcttccctctgctcccttccttGCAAAGCAAAGAGCTTCTCTGCACCAGAGAATTGCTCATGGATTTATACAGCTCCTGCCTCAAGCCAGGCAACTCCTAGGATTGTCCAAgtcctgcagcttcccagctcTGAATTCCCAGCTTTGCAGCAGAGGATTGAGTAGAAGGCCTCagtggagaaaaaaggagaagaaaaaaaaaaaaaaaggatttggagCAGAAAGAAGTGGAGGAGATCAACAGAACTTCAGGAGAACAGCACTGAGAAGAGCTTAGATCTTGAAATAGGCAAGGAGAGACAGAGGAAGCTGagaggcaggggctggagagccAAGGAAGCCCCCAGCTGGCAATCAAGGTCCAAGCAAGGCTGAATACAGGAAAAGCCCACTAGTTTTCCTCCTCAACACCATGAtgcagaaggaagcagcagattCAGCAGCTGACAGGCTGTGG
It contains:
- the AIF1L gene encoding allograft inflammatory factor 1-like encodes the protein MAAPRRPSGGGLRRAPHDGRLDEINKEFLCDPKFSNEKGLEEKLAVFKEKYMEFDLNNQGEIDLMSVKRMMEKLGAPKTHLELKRMISEVTGGVSDTISYQDFVNLMLGKRSAVLKLVMMFEGKANESSRKPSGPPPERDIASLP